One stretch of Amycolatopsis sp. NBC_00345 DNA includes these proteins:
- a CDS encoding TetR/AcrR family transcriptional regulator, translating into MSRKPMTRPGGRSARVQESVHTAVRELEAESGRASLTVPLIAARAGVTPSTIYRRWGDLHELLSDVAVQRLRPEAPPEDRGNFKADLTTWAEQFLDEMSSPPGRAYIRDALLGDQNGDNAGQCSAFAAEQVEVILARAAGRGEPAPDVETVLDRVVAPMMYRILFRPGPLGHAYARRLLAELLG; encoded by the coding sequence ATGAGCCGTAAGCCGATGACGCGCCCGGGGGGACGCAGCGCGCGCGTCCAGGAGTCGGTGCACACCGCGGTCCGCGAACTCGAGGCCGAGTCCGGCCGCGCCTCGCTGACCGTCCCCCTGATCGCCGCACGGGCCGGCGTCACGCCCTCGACGATCTACCGCCGTTGGGGCGACCTGCACGAGCTGCTCTCCGACGTCGCGGTCCAGCGGCTGCGGCCCGAGGCCCCGCCCGAGGACCGGGGCAACTTCAAGGCCGACCTGACGACCTGGGCCGAGCAGTTCCTCGACGAGATGTCCTCGCCCCCCGGCCGCGCCTACATCCGCGACGCGTTGCTCGGCGACCAGAACGGGGACAACGCCGGGCAGTGCTCGGCGTTCGCCGCCGAGCAGGTGGAGGTGATCCTCGCGCGGGCCGCCGGACGCGGGGAGCCCGCGCCGGACGTGGAAACGGTCCTCGACCGCGTGGTGGCGCCGATGATGTACCGCATCCTGTTCCGCCCCGGCCCGCTCGGCCACGCCTACGCCCGGCGGCTGCTGGCCGAGTTGCTCGGCTGA
- a CDS encoding LuxR C-terminal-related transcriptional regulator, whose amino-acid sequence MQVVATKLLIPPARPAAVPRARLLRLLDAAAAHPVMLVVAPAGFGKTTLVSTWLREVPARTSWLTLDEDDDVPGRFLDYLVTALGTGRTLLDSGTASTPAVMTELVNELVDEECVLVLDDVHLLAEQEILDALTFLVEHCPPRLHLVLLGRTEPDLPVARWRGRGLLAEIGAAQLRFSPEEAAGLLAAVTGRAVDAGTADELNRRAEGWAAALQMLGIGLRDGAAAAPSVRFRPGNRYVLDYLAEEVLAGQPADVRDFLLRTSVLETLTPSLCDAVTGRSDSDRVIRDLERANLFLTPLDEAGEWHRYHGLFADYLRGELDPAVARECHGRAARWFAAHGMPAETIRHAVPGGELDLAVVTVREHAEVQVRRGELATLLSWLNRLPEEQVRAHADLAGFKGWLLYLAGRADEAEAYAAIADAGMGPDAPAVDRAMLRTFQAYLALTHGRPADAAGLATAALDLLGDSTSFFRAAAMGVLGQARRLTGDRRGGIEVLREAVRLGERSGNPLSALEATGYLAPLLYVQGRLREAVVLCRDALRGHADAPMAGLAEVPLGTLLYERDELDEARTHLVDGIARCEQLGTTSYTLLGLRTLARLHHASGRPDEGFEALLAARRQADAAEDYRRARLVVATIAELHLRSGHPAAAGQALEEITGDQPSSSDYEQLTRARLLIARGTPDRALDVLGPIEDRAREEGRDGSLVAILAVTALARHALGLPARDLVARAVELAAPDGYRRTFLDEGAPLVPLLKDVRATAPAFVADLLSRSRGTPAPSARGSGLRTVEGVGVVETLTETQRRILGLIATGMSNQQVADKLFITVGTTKWHLNQIFGRLQARNRTEAVARARELDLL is encoded by the coding sequence ATGCAGGTGGTGGCGACGAAGCTGCTGATCCCCCCGGCCCGGCCGGCCGCGGTGCCGCGGGCCCGGCTGCTGCGCCTGCTCGACGCCGCCGCGGCGCACCCGGTCATGCTGGTCGTCGCGCCCGCCGGGTTCGGCAAGACCACGCTCGTCAGCACCTGGCTGCGGGAGGTTCCGGCGCGGACCTCGTGGCTCACCCTCGACGAGGACGACGACGTCCCCGGCCGCTTCCTCGACTACCTCGTCACCGCGCTGGGCACCGGACGGACGCTGCTCGACTCCGGCACCGCGTCGACGCCGGCGGTGATGACCGAGCTGGTCAACGAGCTGGTCGACGAGGAGTGTGTGCTCGTGCTCGACGACGTCCACCTGCTCGCCGAGCAGGAGATCCTGGACGCGCTGACGTTCCTCGTCGAGCACTGCCCGCCGCGGCTGCACCTGGTGCTACTCGGCCGCACCGAGCCCGACCTCCCGGTGGCGCGGTGGCGCGGCCGCGGCCTGCTGGCCGAGATCGGCGCGGCGCAGCTGCGGTTCTCCCCGGAGGAGGCGGCGGGACTGCTCGCCGCGGTCACCGGGCGCGCGGTCGACGCGGGCACGGCCGACGAGCTGAACCGGCGGGCCGAGGGCTGGGCCGCGGCGTTGCAGATGCTCGGCATCGGCCTGCGTGACGGGGCCGCCGCGGCGCCGTCGGTGCGGTTCCGGCCGGGCAACCGGTACGTCCTCGACTACCTCGCCGAGGAGGTGCTGGCCGGCCAGCCTGCGGACGTCCGCGACTTCCTGCTTCGCACGAGCGTCCTCGAGACGCTGACGCCGTCCTTGTGTGACGCGGTCACCGGGCGGTCCGACAGCGACCGCGTGATCCGCGACCTCGAACGCGCCAACCTGTTCCTCACCCCGCTCGACGAGGCGGGGGAGTGGCACCGCTACCACGGCCTGTTCGCCGACTACCTGCGTGGCGAACTGGATCCGGCGGTGGCGCGGGAGTGCCACGGCCGGGCCGCCCGGTGGTTCGCCGCGCACGGAATGCCCGCCGAGACGATCCGGCACGCCGTGCCCGGGGGCGAACTCGACCTCGCCGTCGTGACCGTGCGCGAGCACGCCGAGGTCCAGGTCCGCCGCGGCGAGCTGGCCACCCTGCTGTCCTGGCTGAACCGGCTGCCCGAGGAGCAGGTGCGGGCGCACGCCGACCTGGCCGGGTTCAAGGGCTGGCTGCTCTACCTCGCCGGGCGCGCCGACGAGGCCGAGGCGTATGCGGCGATCGCGGACGCGGGCATGGGCCCGGACGCCCCGGCCGTGGACCGGGCGATGCTGCGGACGTTCCAGGCCTACCTCGCGCTGACCCACGGCCGTCCGGCCGACGCGGCCGGGCTCGCGACCGCCGCGCTGGACCTGCTCGGCGACAGCACGTCGTTCTTCCGCGCCGCCGCGATGGGCGTGCTCGGCCAAGCGCGCCGGCTGACCGGCGACCGGCGCGGCGGGATCGAGGTGCTGCGCGAGGCCGTGCGGCTGGGGGAGCGCAGCGGAAACCCATTGAGCGCACTGGAAGCCACCGGGTACCTCGCGCCGCTGCTGTACGTGCAGGGCCGGCTGCGCGAGGCCGTGGTGCTCTGCCGGGACGCCTTGCGCGGGCACGCGGACGCGCCGATGGCGGGCCTCGCCGAGGTGCCGCTCGGCACGCTGCTCTACGAACGCGACGAGCTGGACGAGGCCCGCACCCACCTGGTCGACGGGATCGCCCGGTGCGAACAGCTCGGCACCACGTCGTACACCCTGCTCGGCCTCCGGACGCTGGCCCGGCTGCACCACGCGTCCGGCCGGCCCGACGAGGGGTTCGAGGCCCTGCTGGCCGCGCGCCGCCAGGCGGACGCCGCCGAGGACTACCGCCGCGCCCGGCTCGTGGTGGCGACGATCGCGGAGCTGCACCTGCGGTCCGGCCACCCGGCCGCGGCCGGGCAGGCGCTTGAAGAGATCACCGGCGACCAACCGTCCTCTTCGGACTACGAACAGCTGACCCGCGCCCGGTTGCTGATCGCCCGCGGCACCCCGGACCGCGCCCTGGACGTCCTCGGCCCGATCGAGGACCGGGCCCGTGAGGAAGGCCGGGACGGCAGTCTCGTGGCCATCCTCGCCGTCACCGCGCTGGCGCGGCACGCGCTGGGCCTGCCCGCGCGGGACCTGGTCGCGCGCGCCGTGGAACTCGCCGCGCCGGACGGCTACCGCCGGACCTTCCTCGACGAGGGCGCCCCGCTCGTGCCGCTGCTGAAGGACGTCCGGGCGACCGCGCCCGCCTTCGTCGCCGATCTGCTTTCGCGCTCGCGCGGGACACCGGCGCCGTCCGCCCGCGGATCCGGGCTGCGGACCGTCGAGGGCGTCGGTGTGGTCGAGACGCTCACCGAAACCCAGCGGCGGATCCTCGGGCTGATCGCCACCGGGATGTCGAACCAGCAGGTGGCGGACAAACTCTTCATCACGGTGGGCACCACGAAGTGGCACCTCAACCAGATCTTCGGGCGGTTGCAGGCCCGTAACCGCACCGAAGCGGTGGCACGGGCGCGTGAGCTGGATCTGCTGTGA
- a CDS encoding long-chain-fatty-acid--CoA ligase → MLNLAMMLEESAATRPGRDALVAGDTRLTYQEVDAAANQVANLLRANGIGHGDKVALASVNIPAFPIVYYGILKAGAAVVPFNVLLKAREIAYHLGDSGAKAFFCFAGGPGLPLGEEGRAGFDATPACEHFFLINESFMDTLAGQPPTFETVVTEPSDTAVVLYTSGTTGTPKGAELTHANMVLNALTCQRVFGTVEHDVHLVTLPLFHSFGQSVQLNAGFGSGATMVLLPRFEPKAALELMQREHVTFFAGVPTMYWGLAGADPAAFDLEAIAGSLRIAVSGGAALPVEILEQVRKIYGVPIREGYGLSETSPVATFNHPGRVAKPGSIGQPVWGVSLRLVGKDGEEVPDGEAGEIAIRGHNVMKGYLGRPAATAEAIRDGWFHAGDIATRDTDGYYFIVDRAKDMIVRGGFNVYPRELEEVIMTHPAVSLVAVLGVPHPSHGEEVKAFVIRHPGAELAEAELVAWCKENMAGYKYPRLVEFREEFPMTSTGKVLKRDLR, encoded by the coding sequence ATGCTGAACCTCGCCATGATGCTCGAAGAGAGCGCCGCCACCCGGCCGGGCCGCGACGCGCTGGTCGCCGGGGACACCCGGCTCACCTACCAGGAGGTCGACGCGGCGGCCAACCAGGTCGCGAACCTGCTGCGCGCCAACGGGATCGGCCACGGTGACAAGGTCGCGCTCGCGTCGGTCAACATCCCGGCGTTCCCGATCGTCTACTACGGCATCCTCAAGGCCGGCGCCGCGGTCGTGCCGTTCAACGTGCTGCTCAAGGCCCGCGAGATCGCCTACCACCTCGGCGATTCCGGCGCGAAGGCGTTCTTCTGCTTCGCCGGCGGCCCCGGCCTCCCGCTCGGCGAGGAGGGCCGCGCCGGGTTCGACGCGACGCCGGCGTGCGAACACTTCTTCCTGATCAACGAGTCCTTTATGGACACCCTGGCCGGGCAGCCGCCGACGTTCGAGACGGTCGTGACCGAGCCGTCGGACACCGCCGTCGTCCTCTACACCAGCGGCACGACCGGCACCCCGAAGGGCGCCGAGCTGACCCACGCCAACATGGTGCTCAACGCGCTGACCTGCCAGCGGGTCTTCGGCACGGTCGAGCACGACGTGCACCTGGTGACGCTGCCGCTGTTCCACTCCTTCGGCCAGAGCGTGCAGCTCAACGCCGGGTTCGGGTCCGGCGCGACGATGGTCCTGCTGCCGCGGTTCGAGCCGAAGGCCGCGCTGGAGCTGATGCAGCGCGAGCACGTGACGTTCTTCGCCGGGGTCCCGACGATGTACTGGGGCCTGGCCGGCGCGGACCCGGCGGCGTTCGACCTCGAGGCCATCGCGGGCTCGCTCCGGATCGCCGTCTCCGGCGGCGCCGCCCTGCCGGTGGAGATCCTCGAACAGGTGCGCAAGATCTACGGCGTGCCGATCCGCGAGGGCTACGGCCTCTCCGAGACCAGCCCGGTCGCCACCTTCAACCACCCCGGCCGGGTGGCCAAGCCGGGCTCGATCGGCCAGCCGGTCTGGGGCGTCAGCCTCCGCCTCGTCGGCAAGGACGGCGAAGAGGTCCCCGACGGCGAAGCCGGCGAAATCGCGATCCGCGGCCACAACGTGATGAAGGGCTACCTCGGCCGCCCCGCCGCCACCGCCGAGGCAATCCGCGACGGCTGGTTCCACGCCGGCGACATCGCCACCCGCGACACCGACGGCTACTACTTCATCGTCGACCGCGCGAAGGACATGATCGTCCGCGGCGGCTTCAACGTCTACCCGCGTGAACTGGAGGAAGTGATCATGACCCACCCGGCGGTCAGCCTGGTCGCCGTGCTCGGCGTCCCGCACCCGAGCCACGGCGAGGAAGTCAAGGCGTTTGTCATCCGTCATCCTGGGGCCGAACTGGCCGAGGCGGAGCTGGTCGCGTGGTGCAAGGAGAACATGGCCGGGTACAAGTACCCGCGCCTGGTGGAGTTCCGCGAGGAGTTCCCGATGACGTCGACTGGCAAGGTGCTCAAGCGGGATCTGCGCTGA
- a CDS encoding SGNH/GDSL hydrolase family protein: MTYHFSRPDGRVTILGALDLERTPAGVRPRRLPAWTRPRLNDGWMDLVVSHTAGVRLRLRTAARSLALGVHVTVPVMPEGRLPASFDLVVDGTVLARVPATAGDVLTLAADLADARLAPGPAETVRFDELPAGEKDVEIWLPHGATVELRTLDSDAPLLAPTPPPGVAWVHYGSSISHGLEAPAPTLTWPAVAALTAGAALTNLGFAGNAVLDPEVARAIRDTPAGLVTLKAGINIVGEASMRERTFVPAVHGFLDTIREGHPDTPVVLVSPTSFAELETTSGPVTPDPETGRKRALGSAGTGALTLTGVRTLLAKIVDVREDPALHYLDGRKLLGPDEAGSLPDGLHPDPAAHLRMGDRAARLLLGPHL; encoded by the coding sequence ATGACCTACCACTTCTCCCGGCCCGACGGCCGGGTCACGATCCTCGGCGCGCTGGACCTGGAACGCACCCCGGCCGGCGTCCGCCCGCGACGGCTCCCGGCCTGGACCCGGCCGCGCCTGAACGACGGCTGGATGGACCTGGTCGTCTCCCACACGGCCGGGGTCCGGCTGCGCCTGCGCACGGCGGCGCGGTCGCTGGCGCTCGGCGTGCACGTCACCGTGCCGGTGATGCCCGAAGGCCGGCTGCCCGCGTCGTTCGACCTCGTCGTCGACGGCACGGTGCTCGCCCGCGTACCGGCCACCGCCGGAGACGTGCTGACCCTCGCGGCCGACCTCGCCGACGCCCGGCTGGCCCCCGGTCCCGCCGAGACCGTGCGGTTCGACGAGCTGCCGGCCGGCGAGAAGGACGTCGAGATCTGGTTGCCGCACGGCGCGACCGTCGAGCTGCGCACGCTCGACTCCGATGCGCCGCTGCTCGCGCCGACCCCGCCGCCGGGCGTCGCCTGGGTGCACTACGGCTCTTCGATCAGCCACGGCCTGGAGGCCCCCGCCCCGACCTTGACCTGGCCGGCCGTCGCCGCCCTGACGGCCGGAGCGGCGCTGACCAACCTCGGGTTCGCCGGCAACGCCGTGCTCGACCCGGAGGTCGCCCGCGCCATCCGCGACACCCCGGCCGGCCTGGTCACGCTCAAGGCCGGGATCAACATCGTCGGTGAGGCGTCGATGCGCGAGCGCACCTTCGTCCCGGCTGTGCACGGATTCCTGGACACGATCCGCGAGGGCCATCCGGACACGCCGGTCGTGCTCGTCTCGCCGACTTCCTTTGCCGAGCTGGAAACCACGTCCGGCCCCGTCACGCCCGACCCGGAAACCGGCCGCAAGCGCGCCCTGGGTTCCGCGGGTACCGGAGCACTGACGCTGACCGGCGTCCGCACGCTGCTCGCCAAAATCGTCGACGTCCGTGAGGACCCGGCGCTGCACTACCTCGACGGGCGCAAGCTGCTCGGGCCGGACGAGGCCGGGTCCCTGCCCGACGGCCTGCACCCCGACCCGGCCGCGCACCTGCGGATGGGCGACCGGGCCGCCCGCCTGCTCCTGGGTCCGCATCTGTGA
- a CDS encoding acyl-CoA dehydrogenase family protein yields the protein MDTTDFYALADDLPEPDLELLARLREFLDAEVAPVANWHWARERFPHHLLGPLGKLDVGGLSYTGYGLPGRTSLLDGFVTLELARTDPSFATFFGVHTGLAMGSIYLCGSEEQKQRWLPPMHRFEKIGAFGLTEPDVGSAASRGLKTTARRERDEWVLNGEKKWIGNATFADVVVIWAKDVEDGQVKGFLVEKGTPGFTPTKIEGKIALRTVQNAHIRLDDCRVPEASRLQHANTFADTAAVLRMTRTSVAWQAVGCSIGAYQRALAYAKQREQFGRPIGGFQLVQDLLVKMLGNITASLCLVAQLSRLQDAEKMTEEQASLAKAFCTTKMRETVGMARELMGGNGILLEYDVGRFVADAEAIHSYEGTREMNTLIVGRAITGLSAFV from the coding sequence ATGGACACCACGGACTTCTACGCACTGGCCGACGACCTGCCGGAGCCGGACCTCGAACTGCTGGCGCGGCTGCGCGAGTTCCTCGACGCCGAGGTCGCGCCGGTCGCGAACTGGCACTGGGCCCGGGAGCGCTTCCCCCACCACCTGCTCGGACCGCTGGGCAAGCTCGACGTCGGCGGGCTGTCCTACACCGGCTACGGCCTGCCCGGCCGGACCAGCCTGCTGGACGGCTTCGTCACCTTGGAGCTGGCTCGCACCGACCCGTCGTTCGCGACGTTCTTCGGCGTGCACACCGGCCTCGCCATGGGGTCGATCTACCTGTGCGGCTCCGAGGAGCAGAAGCAGCGGTGGCTGCCGCCGATGCACCGCTTCGAGAAGATCGGCGCGTTCGGGCTGACCGAGCCGGACGTCGGTTCCGCCGCCTCTCGCGGCCTCAAGACCACGGCCCGCCGCGAGCGCGACGAATGGGTCCTCAACGGCGAAAAGAAGTGGATCGGCAACGCGACCTTCGCCGACGTCGTGGTGATCTGGGCCAAGGACGTCGAGGACGGCCAGGTCAAGGGCTTCCTCGTAGAGAAGGGCACGCCTGGTTTCACCCCGACCAAGATCGAGGGCAAGATCGCGCTGCGGACCGTGCAGAACGCCCACATCCGGCTCGACGACTGCCGGGTCCCCGAAGCGAGCCGCCTCCAGCACGCCAACACGTTCGCCGACACCGCCGCCGTGCTGCGGATGACCCGGACGTCGGTGGCGTGGCAGGCCGTCGGCTGCTCCATCGGCGCCTACCAGCGCGCGCTGGCCTACGCGAAGCAGCGGGAGCAGTTCGGCCGTCCGATCGGCGGATTCCAGCTCGTGCAGGACCTGCTGGTGAAGATGCTCGGCAACATCACCGCCTCGCTCTGCCTGGTCGCGCAGCTGTCCCGGCTGCAGGACGCCGAGAAGATGACCGAGGAACAGGCATCGCTGGCGAAAGCCTTCTGCACCACCAAGATGCGCGAGACCGTCGGCATGGCCCGTGAGCTCATGGGCGGCAACGGGATCCTGCTGGAGTACGACGTCGGCCGGTTCGTCGCCGACGCCGAAGCCATCCACTCCTACGAGGGCACGCGCGAGATGAACACCCTCATCGTCGGCCGGGCGATCACCGGCCTGTCCGCCTTCGTGTGA
- a CDS encoding alpha/beta fold hydrolase gives MSTPEIAADAIGGPNPIVGFRRKDLLDSLRTVAGEAVKNPRNTAASLRHLARTAVAAARGRGELVPGARDRRFTDSAWTQNFLYRRLLGVYLAADAELDAWLGGSELSDVDRERARFVLSLALDALAPSNLPLNPAAVKQFITTGGESAVEGARHFAGDVRHNGGFPSQVDTEKFTVGGNLATTEGSVVFRNEVLELIQYAPRTEQVHERPLLIAPPQINKFYVFDLSPEKSLVRYALDHGFGVFMVSWRNPTAEQRDWELATYLTAVEEAIDAVCAITGSPDVNLAGACSGGITSVSLAAYFAARGKPVINALTLFVSVFDMAEDKTLLGVFASEETLAAAKRHSHVQGVLDGRELARVFNLLRPNDLIWTYWVNNYLLGRRPPAFDILYWNNDTTRLPAAFHGQLIDIYRDNALAHPGSVVVDGTPLDLGKVTADAFVMAGTTDHITPWEACHRSSRRLGGNVEFVLSGSGHIQSILNPPGNPKAGYYRNPSSVDSAQEWKAGAEKVAGSWWPRWMEWLGERSGGQVAAPSTVGSAEHPALEAAPGSYVRA, from the coding sequence ATGTCCACCCCTGAGATCGCCGCCGACGCCATCGGCGGGCCCAACCCGATCGTCGGGTTCCGCCGCAAGGACCTGCTCGACTCGCTGCGCACGGTGGCCGGCGAGGCGGTCAAGAACCCCCGGAACACCGCGGCGAGCCTGCGCCACCTGGCCAGGACCGCGGTCGCCGCCGCCCGCGGTCGCGGCGAGCTGGTGCCCGGCGCCCGTGACCGCCGCTTCACCGACTCCGCCTGGACGCAGAACTTCCTCTACCGCCGGCTGCTCGGCGTCTACCTCGCCGCGGACGCCGAACTCGACGCCTGGCTCGGCGGCTCCGAACTGTCCGATGTGGACCGCGAGCGGGCGAGGTTCGTGCTGTCGCTGGCGCTCGACGCGCTCGCGCCGAGCAACCTGCCGCTGAACCCGGCCGCGGTGAAGCAGTTCATCACCACCGGCGGTGAGAGCGCCGTCGAGGGCGCGCGTCACTTCGCCGGCGACGTCCGCCACAACGGCGGCTTCCCGAGCCAGGTCGACACCGAGAAGTTCACCGTCGGCGGGAACCTCGCCACCACCGAGGGTTCCGTGGTGTTCCGCAACGAGGTGCTGGAGCTCATCCAGTACGCCCCGCGCACCGAGCAGGTGCACGAGCGGCCGCTGCTGATCGCGCCGCCGCAGATCAACAAGTTCTACGTCTTCGACCTGTCGCCGGAGAAGAGCCTGGTGCGCTACGCCCTCGACCACGGCTTCGGAGTGTTCATGGTCAGCTGGCGCAACCCGACCGCCGAACAGCGCGACTGGGAGCTGGCCACCTACCTCACCGCGGTGGAGGAGGCCATCGACGCGGTGTGCGCGATCACCGGCAGCCCGGACGTCAACCTGGCCGGCGCCTGCTCCGGCGGCATCACGTCGGTTTCGCTGGCCGCTTACTTCGCCGCGCGGGGCAAGCCGGTGATCAACGCGCTGACGCTGTTCGTGAGCGTGTTCGACATGGCCGAGGACAAGACCCTGCTGGGCGTCTTCGCCAGCGAGGAGACCCTCGCCGCGGCCAAGCGGCACTCGCACGTGCAAGGCGTGCTGGACGGCCGTGAGCTGGCCCGGGTGTTCAACCTGTTGCGCCCCAACGACCTCATCTGGACCTACTGGGTGAACAACTACCTGCTCGGCCGGCGCCCGCCCGCGTTCGACATCCTGTACTGGAACAACGACACCACCCGGCTGCCCGCCGCGTTCCACGGCCAGCTGATCGACATCTACCGCGACAACGCGCTGGCCCACCCGGGCTCGGTCGTCGTCGACGGGACCCCGCTGGACCTCGGGAAGGTCACCGCGGACGCGTTCGTGATGGCTGGCACCACCGACCACATCACGCCGTGGGAGGCCTGCCACCGCTCGTCGCGGCGGCTCGGCGGGAACGTCGAGTTCGTGCTCAGCGGCTCCGGCCACATCCAGAGCATCCTCAACCCGCCCGGCAACCCGAAGGCGGGCTACTACCGCAACCCTTCGAGCGTGGACTCCGCGCAGGAATGGAAGGCCGGGGCGGAGAAGGTGGCCGGGAGCTGGTGGCCGCGCTGGATGGAGTGGCTGGGCGAGCGCTCCGGCGGGCAGGTCGCCGCACCGTCCACTGTGGGCAGTGCGGAGCACCCGGCGCTCGAAGCGGCGCCCGGCAGTTACGTCCGCGCATGA
- the phaZ gene encoding poly(3-hydroxyalkanoate) depolymerase, with product MTTAIRANGISLHIDHRPGEGTPLLLCNGIGANLELLQPLVDRLSDQPGRRVPVIRFDMPGTGGSPVTRLPRRMPQLARMLADLVTELGYDEVDVLGISWGGALAQEFAHRYPRRCRRVVLCATSMGMVMVPAKPSVLLTLASPLRYFGPGRMRETAARLYGGGFGDDPGLAAHFAASTRAPDPLGYYWQILAGAGWTSAWYLHWLRQPVLLVAGDDDPIVPAANARLMARLLRHGTVHIVPGGGHLALLTHASELVPLIHRFLS from the coding sequence ATGACTACCGCGATCCGGGCGAACGGGATCAGCCTCCATATCGACCACCGTCCCGGCGAGGGCACGCCGTTGCTGCTGTGCAACGGCATCGGCGCCAACCTCGAACTGCTCCAGCCGCTGGTCGACCGGCTGAGTGACCAGCCGGGCCGTCGGGTCCCGGTGATCCGGTTCGACATGCCGGGCACCGGCGGCTCCCCCGTCACCCGGCTGCCCCGGCGGATGCCGCAGCTGGCCCGGATGCTCGCCGACCTGGTCACCGAGCTGGGCTACGACGAGGTCGACGTGCTCGGCATCTCCTGGGGCGGCGCGCTGGCGCAGGAGTTCGCCCACCGCTACCCGCGCCGGTGCCGCCGGGTCGTGCTCTGCGCGACCAGCATGGGCATGGTGATGGTCCCGGCCAAGCCGTCGGTGCTGCTCACGCTGGCCAGCCCGCTGCGGTACTTCGGCCCTGGCCGCATGCGCGAGACCGCCGCCCGGCTCTACGGCGGCGGGTTCGGCGACGACCCCGGGCTCGCCGCGCACTTCGCCGCGTCCACCCGGGCGCCGGACCCGCTGGGCTACTACTGGCAGATCCTCGCCGGGGCCGGCTGGACCAGCGCCTGGTACCTGCACTGGCTGCGCCAGCCCGTGCTGCTGGTGGCCGGGGACGACGACCCGATCGTCCCCGCCGCCAACGCGCGGCTGATGGCCCGTCTGCTGCGCCACGGCACCGTCCACATCGTCCCCGGCGGCGGCCACCTGGCGCTGCTCACCCACGCGTCCGAACTCGTCCCGCTCATCCACCGCTTCCTGTCCTGA
- a CDS encoding FAD-dependent oxidoreductase, with protein sequence MSSPRVAVIGAGLGGLTCARGLQAYGYPVTVFEREASAAARPQGGMLDLHAPTGQTALRVVNLFDRFRELARPEAQELRMLDPGTAALVHQEKPVEGEYYAPEIDRGQLRGLLLDSLPPGTVHWGHSLDTVTARDDGTASVSFTDGTTEVFDLVIGADGAWSRTRPAVSPATPAYTGNTLVETFFDDVDTRHPALADLIGPGSLVAGAGRTMLGAQRNSGGHVRVTADFDGIPLGWLETAGIDPADTEAVRAHLLARFDGWHGRLLDLIRRSDGGFVIRPIHVLPSGHTWDHVPGVTLLGDAAHLLPPHGIGANLALIDGSDLATIIVTHAELDEAARAYENIMLPRAAAAAEADAEVAVLMDEDPAGNAGTARELLNERLLNPGTA encoded by the coding sequence ATGTCCTCTCCCCGCGTCGCGGTCATCGGAGCCGGCCTCGGCGGCTTGACCTGCGCCCGCGGCCTCCAGGCCTACGGCTATCCGGTGACCGTGTTCGAGCGCGAGGCCTCCGCGGCCGCCCGGCCGCAGGGCGGCATGCTCGACCTGCACGCCCCCACCGGCCAGACCGCGCTGCGCGTCGTCAACCTGTTCGACCGGTTCCGCGAGCTGGCCCGCCCCGAAGCGCAGGAGCTGCGAATGCTGGACCCGGGCACCGCCGCGCTGGTGCACCAGGAAAAGCCCGTCGAGGGCGAGTACTACGCCCCCGAGATCGACCGGGGCCAGCTGCGCGGACTGCTGCTGGACTCCCTGCCCCCCGGGACTGTCCACTGGGGACACTCGCTGGACACGGTCACCGCACGGGACGACGGCACCGCCAGCGTGTCTTTCACTGATGGCACAACGGAAGTCTTCGACCTCGTGATCGGGGCCGACGGCGCCTGGTCGCGCACCCGCCCGGCCGTCTCCCCCGCCACGCCCGCCTACACGGGCAACACCCTGGTGGAAACGTTCTTCGACGACGTCGACACCCGGCACCCCGCGCTCGCGGACCTGATCGGCCCCGGCAGCCTGGTCGCCGGAGCGGGCCGCACGATGCTGGGCGCCCAGCGCAACAGCGGCGGGCACGTCCGCGTGACCGCCGACTTCGACGGCATCCCCCTCGGCTGGCTCGAGACCGCCGGCATCGACCCCGCCGACACCGAAGCCGTGCGCGCGCACCTCTTGGCCCGGTTCGACGGCTGGCACGGCCGCCTGCTCGACCTCATCCGCCGCAGTGACGGCGGGTTCGTCATCCGCCCCATCCACGTGCTGCCGTCCGGCCACACCTGGGACCACGTCCCCGGCGTCACCCTGCTCGGCGACGCCGCGCATCTCCTACCGCCGCACGGGATCGGCGCGAACCTCGCCCTGATCGACGGCAGCGACCTGGCCACGATCATCGTCACCCACGCCGAGCTCGACGAAGCCGCCCGCGCCTACGAGAACATCATGCTCCCGCGCGCGGCCGCCGCCGCCGAGGCCGACGCCGAGGTCGCCGTCCTCATGGACGAGGACCCGGCCGGAAACGCCGGCACCGCAAGGGAACTGCTCAACGAACGCCTGCTCAACCCGGGCACGGCCTGA